The genomic region tgaggctcgcggaggatatcgttatgttctcactctcgctgatgacttgagtagatatgggtatgtctacttgatgaaacagaagtctgagacctttgaaaagttcaaggaatttcagaatgaggtagagaatcaatgtgactgaaaaataaagttcttacgatcagatcgtggaggagaatatttaagtcacgaatttggcacacacttaaggaaatgtggaatcgtttcacaactcacgccgcctggaacacttcaacgtaacggtgtgtccgaacgtcgtaatcgcactctattggatatggtgcgatctatgatgtctcttactgatttaccgctatcattttggggatacgctctagagacagctacactcaatttaaatagggcaccatctaaatccgttgagacaacaccgtatgaattatggtttgggaagaaacctaagttgtcatttctaaaagtttggggatgtgatgcttatgtcaagaaacttcaacctgaaaagctcaaacccaagtcggaaaaatgcgtcttcataggataccctaaggaaaccattgggtataccttctaccttagatccgaaggcaagatctttgttgccaagaacggatcctttctggaagaagagtttctctcaaaaggagtaagtgggaggaaagtagaactcgatgaagtactgcctcttgaaccggaaagtagtgcagctcaggaaaatgttcctgtggtgcctacgtccactggagaggaaattaatgatgatgatcaaggtacttcgaatcaagttgctactgaacttcctaggtccacaaggacacgttccacaccagagtggtatggaaaccctgtcctggaaatcatgttgttacacaacggtgaaccttcgaactatgaagaagcgatggcgggcccagattccaacaaatggcttgaagccatgcaatccgagataggatccatgtatgaaaacaaagtatggactttgacagacttgcccgatgatcggtgagcgatagaaaacaaatggatctttaagaagaagacggacgcggatggtaatgttaccatctataaagctcgacttgtcgctaagggttattggcaagttcaaggggttgactacgatgagactttctctcccctagcgaagctgaagtccgtccgaatcatgttagcaattgccgcatactatgattatgagatatggcaaatggacgtcaaaacggcattccttaacggttatcttaaggaagaactgtatatgatgcagccggaaggttttgtcggccctaagaatgctaacaaggtatgcaagctctagcgatccatttatgggctggtgcaagcatctcggagttggaacattcgctttgatgagatgatcaaagcgtttgggtttatgcagacttatggagaagtctgcgtttacaagaaagtgagtgggagctctgtagcatttctcatattatatgtagatgacatacttttgatgggaaatgatatagaacttttggacagcattaaggcctacttgaataagagtttttcaatgaaggaccttggagaagctgcttatatattaggcatcaagatctatagagatagatcaagacgcctcataggtctttcacaaagcacataccttgataagatattgaagaagttcaatatggatcagtctaagaaggggttcttgcctgtgttgcaaggtgtgaaattgagctcagctcaatgtccgaccatggcagaagatatagaagagatgagtgtcatcccctatgcctcacccatagggtctattatgtatgccatgttgtgtaccagacctgatgtaaaccttgccgtaagtttggtaggaaggtaccaaagtaatcccggcaaggaacactggacagcggtcaagaatatcctgaagtacctgaaaaggactaaggacatgtttctcgtttatggaggtgacgaagagctcgtcgtaaagggttacgtcgacgctagcttcgacacagatctggatgactctaagtcacaaaacggatacgtgtatatgttgaatggtggagcagtaagctggtgtagctgcaagcagagcgtcgtggcgggatctacatgtgaagcggagtacatggcagcctcggaggcagcgcatgaagcaatttgggagaaggagttcatcaccgacctaggagtcatacccaatgcgtcagggccgatcaaactcttctgtgacaacactggagctattgcacttgccaaggagcccaggtttcacaagaagaccaggcacatcaagcgtcgcttcaactccattcgtgaaaatgttaaagatggagacatagaaatttgcaaagtgcatacggatctcaatgtcgcagatccattgactaaacctctttcgcgagcaaaacatgatcaacaccagaactctatgggtgttcgtttcatcacaatgtaactagattattgactctagtgcaagtgggagactgttggaaatatgccctagaggcaataataaaaggattattattatatttccttgttcatgataattgtcttttattcatgctataattgtgttatccggaaatcgtaatatatgtgtgaatacataaacaccaacatgtccctagtaagcctctagttgacaagctcgttgatcaacagatagtcatggttcctgactatggacattggatgtcattgataacgagatcacatcattaggagaatgatgtgatggacaagacccaatcctaagcatagcacaagatcgtatagttcgtttgctagagcttttccaatgccaagtatcttttccttagaccatgagatcgtgtaactcccggataccgtaggagtgctttgggtgtaccaaacgtcacaacgtaactgggtgactataaaggtatactacgggtatctccgaaactgtctgttgggttgacacggatcgagactgggatttgtcactccgtatgacggagaggtatctctgggcccactcggtaatgcatcatcataatgagctcaaggtgaccaagtgtttggtcacaggatcatgcattacggtacgagtaaagtgacttgccggtaacgagattgaatgaggtattgggataccgacgatcgaatctcgggcaagtaacataccaattgacaaagggaattgtatacggggttgctaatccttgacatcgtggttcatccgatgagatcatcgaggagcatgtgggagccaacatgggtatccagatcccgctgttggttattggctggagagccgtctcggtcatgtctacatgtctcccgaacccgtagggtctacacacttaaggttcggtgacgctagggttgtagagatatgagtatgcagtaacccgaaagttgttcggagtcccggatgagatcccggacgtcacgaggagttccggaatggtccggaggtaaagaattatatatgggaaatcgagtttcggccatcgggaaagtttcgggggtcaccggtattgtaccgggaccaccgaaagggtcccggggtccaccgggtggggccacctatgccGGAGGGCCCCAtcggctgaagtgggaggggaaacaGCCCCTAgttggctggtgcgcccccccccttgccccccctgcgcctagggttgggaaccctaggggagggggcgcctccacttaccttggggggcactccacccccttggccgccgcccccctaggagatcccatctcctagggccggcgcccccccttggggaccctatatatagagggagggagggaggacagCCGCACgcatgcccctggcgcctccctctcccactccaacacatcctcctccttcgcagagcttggcaaagccctgccggagtactgcctctccatcaccaccacgtcgtcgtgctgctgctggatccatcttcctcaacttctccctcctccttgctagatcaaggcgcgggagacgtcatctgctccgtacgtgtgttgaacgcggaggtgtcatccgttcagcgctaggatctccggtgatttggatcacgacgagtacgactccctcaaccccgttctcttgaacgcttccgctcgcgatctataaaggtatgtagatgcactccgatcactcgttgctagatgaactcataaatagatcttggtgaaaccgtagaaaaaaatttattttctgcaacgttccccaacacatggaaCCAATCAAATACGTGTAGGTATGACATGGTGCTTTTTTTAATGTCTTGTGGATGTCAATATTTTTCTACAGTTACATATATACAACTAAATCACAAAGTTAAAAAATGATTAGGTACACCATAGAATAGTCTCACATCTTGGTTTATTTATTACCCTGTTTAAATATGAACCGACATGCTTGTCAAATTTATAATTTGTTATTTGCTTGCCTCAAGgcaatctctctctctatctctatctatctatctatctatctctctctctctatgtgtgtgtgtgtggacagaAACACTCCCATACCTGAGGTCTCAGTTAATGTACAGTGATTTAGTTACTTTCAGATTTTGGTATTTTTTGAGAAGTGCTCCACAAATATGAACGAAAGGAGCTTGTATTTGATGTAATAGTCTAGGAAGTTTTATTTAAGGTATCATCCATGTCAACGAAAAATAGTACTACACATGTGAATAAAAGGCACCTATGACATACAAAGTACTACAATAAAATCGGAGGGCTAGGGAAGTGTTGGACTGGAGCCTCGCCCCCATGCGGTATGCTCTGTCCAAGTACGTGCTCATGTTCACCGCATCTACATACTGGATGAAACCTTTTGCTAATTGCGAAGTATGTGCAATTCAGTATTGAACGCTCTGTATTATTGTTCCATGTAGTAGTTTAGGTGGGAATTATATTGATGATTTCATTTTACCTTCATATCTGCTGAATTTTCTTACCAAACACAAAAGTTTTGTGTCTTGAGGTGTTGATAGAAGTGAACATAATTCATGAAACAATCCTAATACTCTGAAAATATTTTTATGGTTCGGTATTCCTATGAGGGGTGTGAGTGGAGACGGAAATGAGTGGATTAACACGTGGAGCAACTGCTGCCTATGAGGCGAGTGAGTGGAGACGGCTAGGTCTGTGCGGCGGAGGGGCTATAGAAGCTCGAACGAAAGATTAATATTGATTTGAGAGAATGTGCTTTCAAAATTTTGTCTTGACTACAACACTGTAGTTGTTTTTTCTGTTATGTATAGTAAGCATATAGGTGTCAATTTTGGAGCAGATGATAGATTGTTGTTGTGGTCATATGATATTTTCATGACTATTCATATCAATGATTATGCTTGCCCCCATGAGAAACACACGAAGAAGAAAAGATTGTGAGATAGGGAGGGGAAGAGAAAGATGACAAGGAGATGCATTTATCTACCCCATCACAAGAATGAAATATCATCACATGTCAATTGTCTATCACTCCCATATCACATGACATTTCTCTTTGTATATACATTTTTAGTAGCATATTTTTGTTATGTATATATTTTGTTAGCCCGTGGCAACGCAAGGGCATTCTACTAGTAGATAGTAGAGAAACACATCTTGACAACAACACATACTCGTAAACAGCAgcacatctcatgagcaacaacaCTTATTTGTGGTAATTTTGTACATCAATTAACATTGATATATATAGCCATATAAGGAATGAGGCAATTCTAGACATTAATCACCTAGATACGTATCATGTATGGGATTCTGGACATGGGATTCTAGCTTCGTCATGGGATAGCTGCGGGATTTATGTAAGAAAATGTTTAATATGTGGATAAATAATACTTAAGACCAATTTATAAAATTATATGCGGATACATGGTACACGGGTATGGGTTATACTAAACCATACACATACCCACTATACCCGATGTGTTTCAAATTTCCTATTTATGTACCCATGGGTATTTTTTTAACCCATACCCTTGCCATAATAGGATTTTTACCCGCTGGGTAcacgggtaatgggtacccattgccatccctaatccTAGAAAGTACATCTAATACTGAAATAAAAGTATAGAAGATAGCGAGGTGCATGCGATGATTTCGCCAATCTTGATATTTCACAACTTCAGCCTTTGGTTCATGCGATATTAGTGTGCATGTGGTGTACTTTGTCTCCTTGCATCCACATTGCGCTCCATGTTTCTAATAAAAAATGACTTTGCACTTGAAATTTTGTAACATGTAAAACATAGATTGTGTTAATGTACTCCGAAGATTTGAAGTTGTCCATAATTTACCAAGGATACAATTTTGAAATTAAACAACTTCTGAGTTGCGCTCCTATCGGTAGCGCCACATCCATAGTATCCCTAGACATGTTATCGATCGCATTCGTACAGGCTGAGAGGACATTCAACCACTCCGAATCTACTACCAACTGACAAACTGATAAGCAACATCAAGTGAAATGCCTTAAGTGGAACAGACAACCACAGCTAGAAACATCCTTTCGTTGCACTAAAGATTGAGTTGAGGCCCTAAGTAGTTCACATTTTTACATATAGTCCATTGAGTTTTTTGTGTACTAGGGGCAAAAAGGATGAGAAATGGAATCCCTACAAGCATATTTGCACATAAAAATTTGTGAAAACACGGAACACACAACACAGAGAACAGAGACCAAAGGTTTTTCTTCTTTCTCCACTTGCAAATCAAATCTCTGCAACCCTATAACCTACAAACTGTAGGAGCGTCGCTTAAAGACCATACCACTGAAAAGAGTGGAAATAGAGTGTCAGAATTGGATGAAATTGCAGAACTGAAGTTTTTGATGGGTCAAACCTTATGGGCACGTTTCACTCATCTCCCATTGCAAGCTCTAGTGTGTAATCATCTCTATCCTGAAATAGAAAGACGGATCGGTTTCATCTTAGGAAAGCTCGAAAGATGCACATATTTAAGAGGGGTATCAATAACACTGACTTGGCTGATAGCCATAGCTATCAGCTTCCTAGAACAAGGAACCGCAGTTTTTGAACAAGAAAAAGTTGGCAATACTTACAACAGGCCCTCGTGCAAAATATATTCCAAACTGGAGCCAATATACCTATACATTGAGAATTTGAGATAGACCATTGTTAATGGTGCAATCATCAGAATTTAGAAGAATATTTCATAGTTCCTACTGCATATTTGAACTAGAAAATTCTTAGAACTCATAAGGCGGCTAAGAGAATTGCTTGCCTTGTCTTTATCTTGAGCTTCAACCTCCATATAAGAGGATGGGTAACCAACACATAACAATGCATAGCCCTGAAAAGGAAGCCATACAAATGCAACATCAATAGGATTTTAGTTTGCTGAGGTAGAATCATAATGATTCACTAAGATTGTAACATATGGCCTGTATATGAAGCACACATAGTGCACCCGATTCACATTTGGCAATTCTAGAGCACAAAAAAATTAAAAGGTTACTGTGACGAATAAAGTTTCGTCCAACGGTTGTActcatcaccatgcaatgcaaatggTAAAACTGAACGGGATGACAGTAACACAGTAGCACATACACAAACGACATAACTAAATCAGATCATGGGACAATAATTGCATAATCACACACAATCTATTTAACAGTAATGAACATGAAGATCCCAATAACGCATAACAAAGTGGGTTTACGTGCTCTCTTAAGTCGCGGATATAACAACAGCTTATGTCTCATTTGCCCTGATTTATCTTAACAGTGCAGCTAGTACAACAACCTGATTAGCACAAATTTCTTAATTCAGTAGCTTGTCTAGATGTAAACAAGGGTTGAAAGGATGGATTGAGAAGCAATTATCCATTGGAAGGAAGGAGATCTTAGTAAGAGCATCTCNNNNNNNNNNNNNNNNNNNNNNNNNNNNNNNNNNNNNNNNNNNNNNNNNNNNNNNNNNNNNNNNNNNNNNNNNNNNNNNNNNNNNNNNNNNNNNNNNNNNNNNNNNNNNNNNNNNNNNNNNNNNNNNNNNNNNNNNNNNNNNNNNNNNNNNNNNNNNNNNNNNNNNNNNNNNNNNNNNNNNNNNNNNNNNNNNNNNNNNNNNNNNNNNNNNNNNNNNNNNNNNNNNNNNNNNNNNNNNNNNNNNNNNNNNNNNNNNNNNNNNNNNNNNNNNNNNNNNNNNNNNNNNNNNNNNNNNNNNNNNNNNNNNNNNNNNNNNNNNNNNNNNNNNNNNNNNNNNNNNNNNNNNNNNNNNNNNNNNNNNNNNNNNNNNCGGGGGTGATCGgcttcccagccgccgcccccaggtcTGCCCTAGACGCTCTTTAAAAAACATGATTGGGAAAATTTCGGCAAACACGACATACATTAGGCGATATTTAGGTGGTTCACAGTTTTTTACATATAGAAACATAATAATAAGTctactaaaaagaagaagaagaacggccGCGTCGACAGGCCGAAGAACTCGCTGAACACGTCGaagtcgccgccgccatcgtcgcccTTCTCCTCCTTCACGCGGCCGTCCCTActggacccctgcccggggtcCCCATGGTGCACTGGTTTGGCCGGCGGCAGCACCTCATTGTCGCTTTCATTGAGAacgacgacgcctccctcgtcgcAGCCACGACACcgagcggcgatctcctccaggacgcggcgctggcgctccatctccgTCCGCGCCCAGTCCTCCCGCACCCACTTCATGGCGGCCTCATTGTCGAAGGGGGCCTCGTCATTGTGCTCGCACTTCACGGGGCCAAGCGACGGCTCCGTCTTCGGCCTTATGAGGCGGGAGGCTGGACCCGAGGAACCGCCGCTGCCCTCGTTGATGGCGAtccggaggagcgggaggaggaacgggaggaggaggacccgcctaGCATCCTCCTCGGCTTCCATGAACCGCAACTTTGGCGGGGGACCGGGGCGGCCGGGTACGTCAGCGGCagatcgttgccgccctcgaggtactcgAGGACGGCGTGTAGCGTGCAGCCCGGGGCGCCCCACCGCAGGCAGCAGCCATTGTTGTTGTTGCGCCCCCTCACCAGTGGCGTGTTGTTGATGGAGGCCAGCCGCTCCGCCTTTCGGTGTTTGAAGTACGCTGCCCACGCCTCGTGGTTGCCGGCGTCGTACTCCGGAAGGGCTTGCTCCTCCTCCGATAGAGACGCCCGCACACGGTCGATCTCGGCCTGGAAGTAGTGGGGGTGCTCGACGTCGGGCAGCGGGGGGACGGGGATgcccccggcgctgagcctccaccgccccggcGCACGCATGTCGGGAGGCGCCGGGTAGTTCGCTTCGTGGAGGAGATAGGCTTCCCACTCGTGTAGAGAGCGGCGGCTGAAGCCATTGGCCGCTGCCCCTCGCCGGGGCACCTTTCGCCCATCGTCTGTGCGTGCACcgggagagagggaaagagagttCGGCGGCGACGGTTGTGagtgcacggggagagagggggttTGCGGGTAGGGTGCGTTCAGCGGCGAGgcaggggcggcttatatagaggcCGAGAGGTGGCATGTGTACGCGTGACGAGAGAGGGCGCGTTTTCTcaccgcgccgcccgtgaggaatcaatggaaggctgatcggcggcagccttggcattgattccccatggaaaccgaggcgatgaggacgacgaggcgCGGGGGtcactgactcggcgggcccgccgtTCTTTCGCACCAAAAACGATTGTACTGGGCcgccgggcgccccccagcgcgccgggtttggcCTGGGTTCGTTGGCGCTAGTTTCGTCCCTAACCGGCGAAAATTAGGCTCCTGTGGGCGCGATTGGGCCGATTTTTGGGCGTCGGCGCTAAAAAATGGCCTTGGGAGGCCTGTTGGGGtgcagctggagatgctctaaaggccACAGCTCAAGCTATAATTGTGTTCGCCATCTTTGTATTTTATTTGCCTAAAGGAATTTgcaaagaaattaatgacattatTGCTCAGTTTGGGTGGCGAGATGAGGAGGATAATAAAAAGATGGATTGGCTCGCATGGTGGACAATTCTCTTTCCTAAAAGTGAAGGGGGTAAGGACTTTAGAGATTTATATATTCTTTTAGCCTTGCGATGCTTGCCAAGCAATGATGGAGATTCATACCTAACCCTAATTTGTTCCACGCAAGAATTTTAAAAGCCAAGTACTTCCCTAACTATGATCTCTTACAATCTACCCTTAAGAAAGGATCATCATTCACGTGGCCACAACATCATGTTTTCTTTTTCATCCTTCAAGCGTGGATATATTTGTAGGATTGGTACAGGGGAGAGGATCCCATACAGTTCGGACTGGAAGGTTATTACCCCGAAAATGCTACATTCACGGGCTCCTACGAAGAGAATACATAAACATCCTAACTAAGTAACTATGCCCCCTGATTTTTAAGGGGTGGGCCCCTCCCTTCCCTTGTCCAATCACATCTTCGCACGTTGTTGATTTTTTATTACTTTTATTATTACCCACCCCACGAGGTTAAACAGTAGTTAGGTATCTAATCGATGCTATTATTATTGGTTTGTGGCATGAAGAGCTCACGGGGATAATGAGTTTGGCTAAaaaaaggagaggagaggaggggattGCTAATTTGGGCGCGGTAATCTCTCCGGGCCTCTCAACGTGCGGGTCGATGTATATATAGAGCTAATTAAGCTCCTTCATCCTCACACCGCACCACAATCTCTCCTCCTACGTAGTGTGCAAACCAACCAACACAAGACAAGAGAAGCAGCAATGGTGGTGCAGCAGTGTACGGTGGCGCTCTTGGTTGCCGTCGCCCTCGTGGCGGGGCCAGCCATCTCGTATGCTGTCGAAGCTGGCTACGCCCCAGCCGGGCCACAGCCCAAGGCCACAACTGAGGAGCAGAAGCTAGCTGAGAAAGCCAACAACGCCTTCAAGGCGGCCGTGGCGGCCGCAGCCGCAGCCCCTCCAATGGACAAGGGCAAGATATTCCTGAACACCTTCGTGCAGATATTCGGCAGCTGGTCTCTTGAGGGGGTCACCGACACGTCCAGCACCAAAGCCATTTTCAACTCCAGGGTCGGCTTCACTCTGGCGTGGGCCTCACACAAAGCCCAGGGTGCTACCCCGGAGGCCAAGTATGAATCCTTCGTGGCCATGTTCGACAAGTCGCTCTGCATCATCGTCGACATCCTGAAGGTCCACTCCGGTGAGGAAGTCAAGGGGCCGATCCCTGCCGGCGAGCTCAAGGCCATCGACCAGATGGACGCCGCCTTCAGCACTGCAGCCACCACTGCCGATGCTGCCCCGATAAAGGACAGGTCCACCGTCTTCGACTCTGCCTTCAGCAAGGCCATCAAGGAGACCACTGGTGATGCATACGAGGCCTACAAGTTTGTCCCTGCCCTCGAGTCCGCCGTCAAGAAGAGCTACGCCATTTTTCTTCCCAGGAATCCCCAGGACAAGCGCACGCTCATTGAGTCATTCCTGAGCGACACCATCGTCTCCATGGTCGTCCCCGCCCCCGCcactcccaccgccgccgccgctgccggtggCTACAAAGTCTGAGCTCATCACGCATATACTGTACGTAGATATGCATATGCGTACGTGTGTACGTTACTGTGGCGGTGAGCGAGTTTGATCGATAATCAAAATCAATTCTTTGTTTTCGTTTCATGCACCGGCGATCGAGATCGATGacttcttagagcatctctagccgttcTCCCCCCCCGGGCTTGAAATAGCGCCGGCTGGGGCCAACCGACGGAAAAATCGGCGTAGGGGGCTCGGGTTTCCAGCTGACCCCCAAGCTCGCCCCCTCAGCCGCCGATTTTGGCCCACTTTTGGCAAAAATCGGCCCAATTTTGGCCCATGTTCGGTGTGGTTTGGAACAAATTGAACAAAAATtaatttttatcacatagttcatcacagaaatcaatacaaatcaaatagttcaacaaatcaAACTCAtaatttgaacacaaaaaaactcatatttcatcataTGTCGAGCTAGGTGTTGCCCTTGAGCCTCTATAGGTGCTCCACCAAATCGTGCTGCAGTTCTTGATGCACATGTGGGTCTCgcatctcctgacgcatattgagtaAGGCAgaccaggttgccggtagctggtgatcaactttggCAAGAGGACCCAGcgtgtaatatggttcagtgtcaaacactggctcttccttctcgctctcaatgatcatgttgtgcaagatgacacggCAAGTCATGACTTTCCACATTTGATCTTTCAACCAGGTCAGAGCGGGGTACCAGACAAcaacaaatcgagattggagcacaccaaacgCCCGCTCGATAttcttcctgcaagcctcctgacacttggcaaagtaggagttcttgcctcctggcatagggtttgagatagtcttcacaaatgtggaccatctcggatagatgccatctgctaggtagtatcccttgttgtagtggcGCCCATTGACcttgaagttcaccggaggagcatgaccttcaacaagcttggcaaaaacattcgagcactgcagtacgttgatgtcattgtgagttcctggcataccgaAGAAGGattgccaaatccagaggtcctgtttggccaccgcctcaagtaccaaaCTGCAAGCTCCTTTGGAACCtctgtacatcccctgccaagcaaatggacagtttttcCATGCCCAATGCatacagtcgatgcttccaagaATCCCAGGAAATCATCTTGTTGCATTCTAtactaggatccgagcagtgtcttcagcattgggtgatcgcaagtattaTGGTCCAAACATTGCCACCACTATTCTGCAGAAC from Triticum aestivum cultivar Chinese Spring chromosome 4A, IWGSC CS RefSeq v2.1, whole genome shotgun sequence harbors:
- the LOC123082419 gene encoding pollen allergen KBG 41-like, translated to MVVQQCTVALLVAVALVAGPAISYAVEAGYAPAGPQPKATTEEQKLAEKANNAFKAAVAAAAAAPPMDKGKIFLNTFVQIFGSWSLEGVTDTSSTKAIFNSRVGFTLAWASHKAQGATPEAKYESFVAMFDKSLCIIVDILKVHSGEEVKGPIPAGELKAIDQMDAAFSTAATTADAAPIKDRSTVFDSAFSKAIKETTGDAYEAYKFVPALESAVKKSYAIFLPRNPQDKRTLIESFLSDTIVSMVVPAPATPTAAAAAGGYKV